A DNA window from Streptomyces asoensis contains the following coding sequences:
- a CDS encoding DUF3618 domain-containing protein encodes MTQPPQDEPTAAGPEELRRQVEQTRHELGETVEALAAKTDVKARAQEKATALKEQAGTTAAHLSEQARAKATEAAHLIEEKVPAPVKETAAAAAVQVKAKAGQAEQLWQEKAPSQVRDRRGALIGAAAAVALAYLLLRRGKK; translated from the coding sequence ATGACCCAGCCACCCCAGGACGAGCCCACCGCCGCCGGACCCGAAGAGCTGCGCCGGCAGGTCGAGCAGACCCGTCACGAACTCGGCGAGACCGTCGAGGCGCTGGCGGCGAAGACGGACGTCAAGGCCCGCGCGCAGGAGAAGGCGACCGCACTGAAGGAACAGGCGGGCACCACGGCGGCGCACCTGTCCGAGCAGGCCAGGGCGAAGGCCACGGAGGCGGCCCACCTGATCGAGGAGAAGGTCCCCGCCCCGGTCAAGGAGACGGCGGCCGCGGCAGCCGTCCAGGTGAAGGCCAAGGCCGGGCAGGCCGAGCAGCTCTGGCAGGAGAAGGCACCCAGCCAGGTGCGCGACCGCCGAGGCGCCCTCATCGGCGCCGCCGCGGCGGTGGCCCTCGCCTACCTGCTGCTGCGCCGCGGCAAGAAGTAG
- a CDS encoding phage holin family protein, with product MDGPPGARTTDGDDSVGTLVTRASQQLTELVRGEMQLARAEMVEKGKRYGKGGGLFGGAGLFGFLTLQALVATAIAALAVPLPVWAAALIVTGVLAVITAVLALTGKKQVGAAAPPVPERTVDSVKADVSEIKESARR from the coding sequence ATGGACGGCCCGCCCGGCGCACGGACGACCGACGGCGACGACTCCGTCGGCACGCTCGTCACGCGCGCTTCGCAGCAGCTGACCGAGCTGGTGCGCGGCGAAATGCAGCTCGCTCGGGCGGAGATGGTCGAGAAGGGCAAACGCTACGGCAAGGGCGGCGGGCTGTTCGGCGGGGCCGGACTCTTCGGCTTCCTCACCCTTCAGGCGCTGGTCGCGACCGCGATCGCGGCGCTCGCGGTGCCGCTCCCGGTGTGGGCCGCCGCGCTGATCGTCACGGGCGTGCTCGCGGTGATCACCGCGGTGCTGGCCCTGACCGGGAAGAAGCAGGTCGGCGCGGCAGCCCCACCGGTCCCCGAGCGGACCGTCGACAGCGTGAAAGCCGATGTGTCGGAGATCAAGGAGAGTGCACGACGATGA
- a CDS encoding excalibur calcium-binding protein codes for MPHRAIVTGIAVTTLTFAPLICAPLIAAAHAQDLNCRDFRYQEDAQAVFDQDRSDPNRLDEDQGRDDGIACEALPRRSAATLAPATSIPAPVPTTPATSVPAPVPSSPTALPSLGVRGGVGGASTAGPTRWDVAIGAALTSAGVLAAAGCVRRRRRRV; via the coding sequence ATGCCACACCGCGCCATCGTCACGGGCATAGCCGTGACCACGCTGACCTTCGCTCCGCTGATATGCGCTCCGCTGATCGCGGCGGCCCACGCGCAGGACCTCAACTGCCGCGACTTCCGCTACCAGGAGGACGCCCAGGCGGTGTTCGACCAGGACCGCAGCGACCCCAACCGGCTCGACGAGGACCAGGGCCGTGACGACGGGATCGCCTGCGAAGCACTGCCCCGCAGGTCGGCCGCCACGCTCGCGCCGGCCACCAGCATTCCCGCGCCGGTGCCGACCACCCCGGCCACGAGCGTTCCCGCGCCGGTCCCGAGCAGCCCGACCGCCCTGCCCAGCCTCGGGGTGCGCGGAGGCGTCGGCGGCGCGTCGACCGCGGGACCCACCCGCTGGGACGTCGCCATCGGCGCCGCCCTGACGAGCGCCGGTGTGCTCGCCGCCGCCGGTTGCGTACGACGGCGCCGCCGCCGCGTCTGA
- the ppk2 gene encoding polyphosphate kinase 2, protein MDRDEAETRLLDGLTVDDRRPEQPVLLDGARRPITTWRENYPYDRKVSRREYDRTKRVLQIELLKLQRWVADTGSRLVVICEGRDAAGKGGTIQRFTERLNPRGAKIVALGKPTDREKGQWYFQRYVDHLPAPGEIVFFDRSWYNRAGVERVMGFCTPRQYELFLKQCPLFEEMLVEDGVILVKFWFSVSRAEQRTRFAIRQVDPVRQWKLSPTDLDSLDRWDDYTTAKVEMFRSTDTAHAPWTVVKTNDKRRGRLEAMRSLLHRVEYEAKDAEAVGSPDPLVVGAAATLLEPGEEDTVLSPTPLAHRAEGPGKHPEPPL, encoded by the coding sequence ATGGACCGTGACGAGGCCGAGACCCGGCTGCTCGACGGGCTGACGGTGGACGACCGCAGGCCCGAGCAGCCGGTACTGCTCGACGGCGCCCGGCGGCCGATCACGACGTGGCGGGAGAACTACCCCTACGACCGCAAGGTGAGCCGCAGGGAGTACGACCGCACCAAACGCGTCCTCCAGATCGAACTGCTCAAGCTCCAGCGCTGGGTCGCCGACACCGGCTCGCGCCTCGTGGTGATCTGCGAGGGCCGCGACGCGGCGGGCAAGGGCGGCACCATCCAGCGGTTCACCGAACGCCTGAACCCCCGGGGCGCCAAGATCGTGGCCCTCGGCAAGCCCACGGACCGGGAGAAGGGCCAGTGGTACTTCCAGCGGTACGTCGACCATCTCCCGGCGCCGGGGGAGATCGTCTTCTTCGACCGCTCCTGGTACAACCGGGCCGGAGTCGAGCGCGTGATGGGCTTCTGCACCCCGCGCCAGTACGAGCTGTTCCTCAAGCAGTGCCCGCTCTTCGAGGAGATGCTGGTCGAGGACGGCGTCATCCTGGTGAAGTTCTGGTTCTCGGTGTCCCGCGCCGAGCAGCGGACACGGTTCGCGATCCGTCAGGTGGACCCCGTGCGCCAGTGGAAGCTCTCACCCACCGACCTCGACTCCCTCGACCGCTGGGACGACTACACGACCGCCAAGGTCGAGATGTTCCGCTCCACCGACACCGCGCACGCCCCCTGGACGGTGGTCAAGACCAACGACAAGCGGCGGGGCCGGCTGGAGGCCATGCGCAGCCTGCTCCACCGCGTCGAATACGAGGCCAAGGACGCCGAAGCCGTCGGCAGTCCCGACCCCCTGGTCGTCGGCGCCGCCGCCACCCTGCTGGAGCCCGGCGAGGAGGACACGGTCCTGTCGCCCACCCCGCTGGCCCACCGGGCCGAGGGCCCCGGCAAGCATCCCGAACCGCCGCTCTGA
- a CDS encoding catalase — protein MSESNPLKRAAQKISDSLQGGDAAPEEGIPGKPGPESPSLAEPTEPREPLPPKPDQSGPDTVSPTGQPTGADQARAAQSGAWLTTAQGTRLPDTDHSLKAGPRGPVLLQDHHLREKVMHFDHERIPERVVHARGAAAHGVFQSYGTASTVTKAAFLSEDEETPVFVRFSTVLGSRGSSDTVRDTRGFATKFYTSEGVFDLVGNNMPVFFIQDAIKFPDVIHAGKPHPDREIPQAQSAHDSFWDFVTLHTEATHHTLWNMSDRGIPRSYRTMEGFGVHTFRLVDAAGGTTLVKFHWKPKLGVHSLVWEEAQIINGVDPDFHRRDLADAIEAGAYPQWELGIQTFPDTPDQMFEGIDLLDPTNLVPEELAPVQPVGLLTLNRNPSNFFAETEQVAFHVGHLVPGVDVTDDPLLAGRLFSYLDTQITRLGGPNFPQLPINRPHAPVNDMLRDGLHQTAVHRGVAPYRPNSLDGGCPFTAGTDNGAFVEAPVRVPESSKVREAPESFADHFGQARRFWLSMSPVEREHIIGAYSFELGKCYEQAVKERALQVLANIDPELCGEVATGLGLPAPAPTVPLADVEPSPALSQIGRTWPTDGRVIGIVVGPDGDLDGVRAVREAVLEAGMVPLVVAPSGGVLGSGDGAVTVQRTYATARSVEFDALLLAGLPGVGGDAYGARDAKAFPAAGHQLTGDPRVTLLLSEAFRHGKAVGAWAGGEAVLEGAGVPTAAAGVVVGDSGTATLEQLVPLLGTHRVWDRFTAA, from the coding sequence ATGAGCGAAAGCAACCCCCTCAAGCGGGCGGCCCAGAAGATCAGCGACAGCCTCCAGGGCGGCGACGCGGCACCGGAGGAAGGGATCCCGGGCAAGCCGGGCCCCGAGTCCCCGTCCCTCGCGGAACCGACCGAGCCGCGCGAGCCGCTGCCGCCGAAGCCGGACCAGAGCGGCCCCGACACCGTGTCGCCGACCGGGCAGCCGACCGGCGCCGACCAGGCGCGTGCGGCCCAGTCCGGCGCCTGGCTGACGACGGCCCAGGGCACCCGGCTCCCGGACACCGACCACTCGCTCAAGGCGGGGCCCCGGGGGCCGGTGCTGCTCCAGGACCACCATCTGCGCGAGAAGGTCATGCACTTCGACCACGAGCGCATCCCGGAGCGCGTGGTCCACGCCCGGGGCGCGGCCGCGCACGGTGTGTTCCAGAGCTACGGCACGGCGTCCACGGTGACGAAGGCGGCCTTCCTGTCCGAGGACGAGGAGACTCCGGTGTTCGTGCGCTTCTCCACGGTGCTCGGCTCGCGGGGGTCCTCCGACACCGTGCGCGACACCCGCGGATTCGCGACGAAGTTCTACACCAGCGAGGGCGTCTTCGACCTGGTGGGGAACAACATGCCCGTCTTCTTCATCCAGGACGCCATCAAGTTCCCCGACGTCATCCACGCGGGCAAGCCGCATCCCGACCGGGAGATCCCGCAGGCGCAGAGCGCGCACGACAGCTTCTGGGACTTCGTCACCCTGCACACCGAGGCGACCCACCACACCCTGTGGAACATGTCCGACCGGGGCATCCCGCGCTCGTACCGGACCATGGAGGGCTTCGGCGTCCACACGTTCCGGCTGGTCGACGCCGCGGGCGGGACCACCCTGGTGAAGTTCCACTGGAAGCCGAAGCTGGGCGTGCACTCGCTGGTCTGGGAGGAGGCGCAGATCATCAACGGCGTGGACCCCGACTTCCACCGCCGCGACCTCGCGGACGCCATCGAGGCGGGCGCGTACCCGCAGTGGGAGCTGGGCATCCAGACGTTCCCCGACACCCCGGACCAGATGTTCGAGGGCATCGATCTGCTCGACCCGACCAACCTCGTGCCCGAGGAGCTGGCGCCCGTGCAGCCCGTCGGGCTGCTCACCCTGAACCGCAACCCGTCGAACTTCTTCGCCGAGACCGAGCAGGTCGCCTTCCACGTGGGCCACCTCGTCCCGGGCGTCGACGTCACCGACGACCCGCTGCTCGCGGGGCGGCTGTTCTCCTACCTCGACACCCAGATCACCCGGCTCGGCGGCCCCAACTTCCCGCAGCTGCCCATCAACCGCCCGCACGCCCCGGTCAACGACATGCTGCGGGACGGCCTCCACCAGACGGCCGTCCACCGGGGCGTCGCCCCCTACCGGCCCAACTCCCTGGACGGCGGCTGCCCGTTCACCGCGGGCACGGACAACGGCGCGTTCGTCGAGGCGCCGGTGCGGGTGCCGGAGAGCAGCAAGGTGCGGGAGGCGCCCGAGTCGTTCGCCGACCACTTCGGCCAGGCCCGCCGGTTCTGGCTCAGCATGTCCCCGGTGGAGCGCGAGCACATCATCGGCGCCTACAGCTTCGAACTCGGCAAATGCTACGAACAGGCCGTCAAGGAGCGGGCGTTGCAGGTGCTGGCGAACATCGACCCGGAACTGTGCGGCGAGGTGGCGACCGGCCTCGGACTGCCCGCGCCCGCACCGACCGTCCCCCTGGCCGACGTCGAGCCCAGTCCCGCCCTGTCGCAAATCGGCCGCACCTGGCCGACGGACGGACGCGTCATCGGCATCGTCGTGGGCCCGGACGGCGATCTGGACGGCGTCCGCGCCGTGCGCGAGGCGGTCCTGGAGGCCGGGATGGTGCCGCTGGTCGTCGCCCCCTCAGGTGGCGTCCTCGGCTCCGGGGACGGGGCGGTGACGGTACAGCGGACCTACGCCACCGCGCGTTCCGTCGAGTTCGACGCGCTGCTGCTCGCCGGACTGCCCGGGGTGGGCGGCGACGCGTACGGCGCCCGGGACGCCAAGGCGTTCCCCGCCGCCGGGCACCAGCTCACCGGCGACCCCCGTGTCACGCTGCTGCTGTCCGAGGCGTTCCGGCACGGCAAGGCCGTGGGCGCCTGGGCGGGCGGCGAGGCCGTCCTCGAAGGGGCCGGTGTGCCCACGGCGGCCGCCGGTGTCGTCGTCGGCGACAGCGGCACGGCCACCCTGGAGCAACTGGTGCCCCTGCTGGGCACGCACCGGGTGTGGGACCGCTTCACCGCGGCCTGA
- a CDS encoding MSMEG_6728 family protein: protein MQTFLPYPDFTESAAALDPRRLGKQRVEALQVLRGLTVAGYGWRHHPAVRMWTGYEEALVRYGLEICGVWTATGRADTCAASLTTGFTGQAAGVRTQERLAEAGELPPWLGDPAFHRSHRSALLRKDPDFYTALFPGVPDDLPYVWPPSDRDTPAADRSIRRTD, encoded by the coding sequence ATGCAGACCTTCCTGCCGTATCCGGACTTCACCGAGTCGGCCGCCGCACTGGACCCTCGCCGACTGGGCAAACAACGGGTCGAGGCACTCCAGGTGCTGCGGGGCCTGACGGTCGCCGGCTACGGATGGCGCCACCATCCGGCGGTGCGCATGTGGACCGGGTACGAGGAGGCGCTGGTGCGCTACGGCCTGGAGATCTGCGGTGTGTGGACGGCGACCGGCCGGGCGGACACCTGTGCCGCCTCGCTGACGACCGGCTTCACCGGGCAGGCCGCCGGCGTGCGCACGCAGGAGCGGCTCGCCGAGGCGGGGGAACTGCCGCCCTGGCTGGGCGACCCCGCGTTCCACCGCAGCCACCGGTCGGCGCTGCTGCGCAAGGACCCCGATTTCTACACGGCCCTCTTCCCCGGCGTGCCGGACGACCTGCCGTACGTCTGGCCCCCCTCCGACCGGGACACACCGGCGGCCGACCGGAGCATCCGGCGCACGGACTGA